GACCAGGCGAACTGGCCGTAGCCCACATCGACGGCGATCACCCGCGCTGCGCCGTTGCGCAGCGCCACGTCGGTGAATCCGCCTGTCGAGGCGCCCACATCGATGACCGTCAGGCTGGTCAGGTCGAGGGGAAAGACCTCCAAGGCCTTGGCCAGTTTGAAGCCGCCGCGGCTTACGTAGGGGCAGGCCTCTCCCGTCACGGTGACGTGAGCGCTGTCCGCGATGAGGGTCCCCGCCTTGTCCACCCGTTGGCCGTCGACCTGGACGAGCCCAGCCAGGATGGCGGCGCGCGCCTTTTCTCTTGTCGGCGAGAGCCCGTCATCGACGAGACGGACATCGAGCCGTTTTTTTGATGTCATGTATTGTGATTCTCCACTACCGTGATTCTCCACGAAAAGCGATCTTGATCGGCGCCGGCGGCGCCTTGCGGATACTGGCCCAGGATCGGTCCGTATCAGCCAGTTCACGGGCGACACGGGCCACATTGGACGCCGTCAAGCCATAATCTTCCCGCAAAACGGAAACGGTGCCATGCTGCACATATTCGTCAGGGATGCCGATCCGCCGGACGGAGCAGTGAACACCCTCCATCTCGAGCAATTCCAGGATCGCGCTGCCGAAGCCGCCGGCCAGCACATGCTCCTCGACAGTGACAATCTTGCCCGTTTCCCGGGCCTGCTTTACGATCAGTTCCTTATCGAGGGGCTTGACGAAACGGGCATTGACGACAGCCGCCCGGATGCCTTCGGCCTCCAGCAGATCAGCCGCTTCCTCGGCGATACCGACCATGGCGCCGATGGCCACGATGGTCAAATCGCTCCCCTGCCGCAGCAATTCCCCCTTACCGATGGGCACCATTGTCAACTCTTCATCCAAGGTGACGCCGACGCCCGTCCCCCGGGGGTAGCGGACGGCGACAGGGCCTTCGTACTCCAGCGCCGTGTGGAGCATATGCTGCAACTCGTTTTCATCCTTCGGGGCCATCATCACCAGTTCCGGGATGTGGCGGAGGAAGGCGATGTCAAAGAGGCCGTGATGGGTCTCGCCGTCATCGCCGACGATGCCGCCGCGGTCGATGGCAAAGACGACGGGCGCCCGCTGCAGGCACACGTCATGAAAGACCTGGTCATAGGCGCGCTGCAAGAAGGTGGAGTAGATGGCGACGACGGGCCGCAGCCCCTGCAAGGCCAGCGCCGCCGACATGTTGACGGCGTGCTGCTCGGCGATGCCCACGTCGAAAAAGCGAGACGGAAAGGCGCGGGCGAAGGGCGTCATCCCCGTTCCGTCAGGCATGGCCGCCGTGACGCCGACGATGCGCTCGTCCTCTCGGGCCAGACGAAGCAGGGTGTCGCTAAAGACCTGTGTATAGGTGGGCGGCCCGGGGTTCTTTTTGACCTTGCCGGTCTCCACGTCAAAGGGACCGACGCCGTGAAAGACGCTCGGGTTGGTCTCGGCAGGCGCGTAGCCCTTGCCCTTTTTCGTCAACACGTGGACGAGGATGGGGCCTTTCAGCCGGCAGGCGTTGGTCATAACCTCCCGCAGTTGGCCCAGGTTGTGGCCGTCAATGGGGCCGAGGTAGGAAAAGCCGAGTTCTTCAAAGAGGATGCCCGGCACAACCAGGTGCTTGAAGCCGTCCTTCATCTTCTCCATGACCTTCAGCACATGGCTGCCGATAGAGGGGATGCGCCGGACGATCTCCTCCACTTCCTCTTTGTTGCGGAAGTAGCGCGGGTCTGTCCGGATGCGCGACAGGTATGTAGACATGGCGCCGACGTTGTCAGCGATCGATTTTTCATTGTCATTGAGAACGACGATCATGTCGTTCCCAGCGTGGCCGGCGTGGTTCAAGGCCTCCAGGGCGATCCCGCCGGTCAGGGCGCCGTCGCCGATGACGGCGATCACCGCCCCCTCCTCTTTTTTCAGGTCCCGGGCAAAGGCGAAGCCCAGGGCCGCCGAAATGGAGGTGGAGCTATGCCCTGTGTTGAAGATATCGTGTTCGCTTTCGGAACGTTTCGGGAAACCAGCCATCCCCTTGTAGCGCCGCAGGGTGTGGAAATTGTTGTACCGTCCTGTCAACAACTTGTGCACGTAAGACTGATGACCCACATCCCAGATGATCTTGTCCTTCGGGGACTGGAAGACGAGGTGCAGCGCCAAGGTCAGCTCGACGACGCCAAGGTTCGGCGCCAGGTGGCCGCCGTTTTCCGATGTCGTCTGAATGATGACCTCACGAATCTCTTTCGCCAATTGGTCCAGTTCCGTTGCGGTGAGCTTTTGCAGGTCCCCGGGGTTCGAAATCTGGCTGAGAATTTGCGTCATCTATCGGGTCACCTTCCCTCTACAGCGTTCAATCCAGGCGCTGTTTCCCGTCACATGTTTTTTGACGACTCTTGTCGGCAGAACCCTATAATCGCTATGACTCTAAAAATATCTGACCCTGATTATATCACGAAAAATCTGTCCCATCAAAGATTGTGGAACCTTTTTTAAGCTAGGCGGTGGAGGATATCGGCGCTTTCGTGTCGAAACGGTTGACCGTTCAGACAGGAGGTTCGTCAATGATTTTATCGAAAAAAATAAGAAAAGGGGTTGGCCTTGTCGTCGCCGCGCTGCTGCTCGGACAGGCCAGCCTGACAACAGTGGCCGATGCCGCTGATCCCCTGCCGCCGGATGTCTCTGTTGTGGAACTGGCGAAACCGGCGGTGGTGCAGGTACGCGCCGGCGCCACGGCCACCTTCCGCTTCTCTGACCGGGCCTGGCCGGTGGCGGTGGGCGGCACTGCCTCGGGCTTCATTGTCAATCCGGACGGCGCCGTGGTCACCTCATCGCGCATCATCGAACTGCTGCAAAAGGATGATACGGCCATCCGCAACGCCCTGGCGGAGCGCTTCTTCAACGAGGTGCAAAAACAGGTGGGCCACAGGCTGAGCGAGACGGAGCGCCTTGGCGTGGCCGAAAACACGACGCTCATCGAAGAGGTCAAGGTGTACAAGCAGGTCGTCCTGTCTGACGGGCAGGCGGTGGACTTCGATATCCGGTGGACCGGCTCCCCGCCGCCGGAAGCGCTGACGACCAGCACGCCCGTCTACTCCTCCCGCCCCGTTCCCCGCATCCAGCGTCCCGTCACCGGCGAGGGCGTCGAGAACCTCGGAGAAGGGGTCTCTCCGGTGATCACGGAGCCCGTCACGGTCAAAGAGCCGGAACAGACGCCTGAACCGATCATTCCCCTCAGCGCCAACAAGGAATTCGATCCCGTCCAAGAATTGGCCGTCCTCAAGATCAACGCCAGCAACCTTCCCTCCCTGCCGCTGATGGCGGCTGACAAAGACGATGTGGGTCAAAGAGCCACCGTCATCGGCTACGCCGGCAATGCCGATGCGACGGCGCTCCTCGCGCCGGCCAGCCTGATGAGCGTGGCTGTCAGCTCCGGCAGCGTGACGGCGACCAAGTCGGGAAAAATGAACGCCAACTACGGGCCGCTGATCGACGTGGAGGCCACCATCGGCCCCGCCGGCGCCGGCGGACCGGTCATCACCGACAAAGGCGAGATCATCGGACTCGCTGGCCGGACGGCGCGGGCCATCGGCGTCTATCCGGTGATCAACACCCAGGCGGTCCTGGCGGCCCTGGGCAAGTCAGGCCTTAGCAACGCCAGCGAGCCCTCGGAAGCGACGCGTGTCTACGCCTCGGCCCTGGACATGTTCAGCAATGGCCACATGTCGAAGACGATGAGCATCCTGGAGGATCTGCTCAAGCTCTGCCCCCACCACGGCCCGGCCAAAGCGCTGATGACAGAAGCGCGCCAGCGCAAGGAGGCCGGCGATGACAACATCTACTGGCCGGACATGGCCCTCTACGGCGGCATCACCCTGGCGCTGATCGCCGCAGGCGGCGGATATATGGGGCTGCGCTACCGCAAGCTCGGGCCGGCGGCTTTCCCACCGGCGCTTAGACGGTTGATGAGCCGGTTAGGGGCGAAGAAGGGGACCGACAGGGGGGCCGAAGGAGACGGAAGCGCCGCCGAGAGCGCAGCGACGAAGGAAAAACCGATTTCCTTTTATATTCCCAAGGATCCGCCAGATTCTTCCGCGCCTGCACCGGGCGTCTCACCGGCGCCTTCCATGGGCGATGTGCTGGAGTTTCCCTTTGCGGCCCCCTCCAAGCCTTCGGCCCAAGCGAAGGAGAACAAGGAACGTCCGGGACTCATGGTGGCCGCTGCTTCCGATTCGGCTGTCGACGCCTTGCCGGCGCCGTCGCAACCGTCGGTCGCCGGCAAGGTGGCCTCGCTCTGGCGGACACCGAAGGCAGACGCCAAGCCGGTCATCGAATTCATCTCCGGACCGCTGACCGGTCGCCGGATGGTCGTCCCCCGGGAGGGACTGCTCGTCGGCCGCGACCCCTTAACTTGCCAAGTCGTGCTCGATGACCCCTTCATCTCCAAGCAGCACATCTTTGTCGGCCCTGACCCGCTCGATAAGACAGCGATCATCGTTACCGACAAGGGATCGACGAACGGCACCTTCCTGGATTCTCCTGCTGGGGAGCGACTGGAGGGGACACGGACATTGCAGAACGGCGATCAGGTGTACCTGGGGCAGCGGAACGCCTTCGTTTTACGGTTCGAGTAAAAAACGTCTACTCCAGTATTTCATGTCTCTCGAAATCTTAAATCTTAAGCGAAAAAACCCGGCCCTCGCCGTCCTTTCGGGGATGAGCGAGGGCCGGGTTTCTTATGTAATGACGTTCGTCTGCTGACAAAGTCTGCTGCCTATCTTCTATGAATGTTAGATGAATTGAGCTAAATTCTCCGTCTAGCGTTAAAAAACGGCTCTCACCCATCCTTTTCAGGAATGGGTGAGAGCCGTTTTAATCTATGCCCAAAAACCATGGGTGAAACAACAGGAACACTTTGTCACGGCCTATATCGTCCAACTAATTTTCCCGCACCAATAGATACCGCGCCAGTTCCCGCAGTAACTCCGCCTTCTCATCAAACCCATCAAGGCTGTCCAAGGCCGCCTGGACGACCCGCTCCGCCTCCTGGCGCGCCTTCTCCAGGCCCAAAAGCGCCGGGTAGGTGGCCTTGTTGTTCTTCTCATCGCTGCCGACGGGCTTGCCGATTTTTTCCGGATCGCCCTGGATGTCGAGCAAATCGTCGGTGATCTGGAAGGCGAGGCCAAGGTGGTCGCCGTAGCGGGAAAGCGCCTCCACCTGTTCGGGAGAGCCGCCGCCGAGGAGGGCTCCGATGCGCAAAGAGGCGCGGATCAGCGCGCCCGTTTTGTGGGCGTGTATGTACTCCATGGTGGCAAAATCGATCTGCTTGTTTTCCGATTCCATGTCCACGACTTGACCGCCTATCATGCCCAGGCTCCCAGCGGCCTCGGCCAGTTCGGCAATCACCTGGAGGACGAGGGCCGGCGATTGGCCGGAACGGAGCCCCTCTTCGGCGAGGACGCCGAAGGCGCGCGTCAGCAGGCCGTCACCGGCCAAGATGGCGGTGGCTTCGCCGAAGACCACGTGGTTCGTCGGCATGCCCCGGCGCAGGTCATCATCGTCCATGGCCGGCAGGTCGTCATGGATCAGTGAGTAGGTATGGATCATCTCCAGTGCGCAGGCAGCGGCCATCACCGCATCTTCATCGCCGCCGACAGCGCGGCAGCCGGCCAGGACCAGCACGGGGCGCAGGCGCTTGCCCCCGGCAAAGAGGCTGTAGCGCATGGCCTTATGGATCACCGGCGGCGCCACATCCTCCGCCGGCATGTAGCGGGACAGGGCCGCATCAACTTTGCTGTTCAGTTGCTTCATTTCCGCCTTTAGGTCCACGCTTATTCCCCTTCCTCAAATCGC
The Heliomicrobium undosum DNA segment above includes these coding regions:
- the dxs gene encoding 1-deoxy-D-xylulose-5-phosphate synthase, which encodes MTQILSQISNPGDLQKLTATELDQLAKEIREVIIQTTSENGGHLAPNLGVVELTLALHLVFQSPKDKIIWDVGHQSYVHKLLTGRYNNFHTLRRYKGMAGFPKRSESEHDIFNTGHSSTSISAALGFAFARDLKKEEGAVIAVIGDGALTGGIALEALNHAGHAGNDMIVVLNDNEKSIADNVGAMSTYLSRIRTDPRYFRNKEEVEEIVRRIPSIGSHVLKVMEKMKDGFKHLVVPGILFEELGFSYLGPIDGHNLGQLREVMTNACRLKGPILVHVLTKKGKGYAPAETNPSVFHGVGPFDVETGKVKKNPGPPTYTQVFSDTLLRLAREDERIVGVTAAMPDGTGMTPFARAFPSRFFDVGIAEQHAVNMSAALALQGLRPVVAIYSTFLQRAYDQVFHDVCLQRAPVVFAIDRGGIVGDDGETHHGLFDIAFLRHIPELVMMAPKDENELQHMLHTALEYEGPVAVRYPRGTGVGVTLDEELTMVPIGKGELLRQGSDLTIVAIGAMVGIAEEAADLLEAEGIRAAVVNARFVKPLDKELIVKQARETGKIVTVEEHVLAGGFGSAILELLEMEGVHCSVRRIGIPDEYVQHGTVSVLREDYGLTASNVARVARELADTDRSWASIRKAPPAPIKIAFRGESR
- a CDS encoding trypsin-like peptidase domain-containing protein, which produces MILSKKIRKGVGLVVAALLLGQASLTTVADAADPLPPDVSVVELAKPAVVQVRAGATATFRFSDRAWPVAVGGTASGFIVNPDGAVVTSSRIIELLQKDDTAIRNALAERFFNEVQKQVGHRLSETERLGVAENTTLIEEVKVYKQVVLSDGQAVDFDIRWTGSPPPEALTTSTPVYSSRPVPRIQRPVTGEGVENLGEGVSPVITEPVTVKEPEQTPEPIIPLSANKEFDPVQELAVLKINASNLPSLPLMAADKDDVGQRATVIGYAGNADATALLAPASLMSVAVSSGSVTATKSGKMNANYGPLIDVEATIGPAGAGGPVITDKGEIIGLAGRTARAIGVYPVINTQAVLAALGKSGLSNASEPSEATRVYASALDMFSNGHMSKTMSILEDLLKLCPHHGPAKALMTEARQRKEAGDDNIYWPDMALYGGITLALIAAGGGYMGLRYRKLGPAAFPPALRRLMSRLGAKKGTDRGAEGDGSAAESAATKEKPISFYIPKDPPDSSAPAPGVSPAPSMGDVLEFPFAAPSKPSAQAKENKERPGLMVAAASDSAVDALPAPSQPSVAGKVASLWRTPKADAKPVIEFISGPLTGRRMVVPREGLLVGRDPLTCQVVLDDPFISKQHIFVGPDPLDKTAIIVTDKGSTNGTFLDSPAGERLEGTRTLQNGDQVYLGQRNAFVLRFE
- a CDS encoding polyprenyl synthetase family protein, with the protein product MDLKAEMKQLNSKVDAALSRYMPAEDVAPPVIHKAMRYSLFAGGKRLRPVLVLAGCRAVGGDEDAVMAAACALEMIHTYSLIHDDLPAMDDDDLRRGMPTNHVVFGEATAILAGDGLLTRAFGVLAEEGLRSGQSPALVLQVIAELAEAAGSLGMIGGQVVDMESENKQIDFATMEYIHAHKTGALIRASLRIGALLGGGSPEQVEALSRYGDHLGLAFQITDDLLDIQGDPEKIGKPVGSDEKNNKATYPALLGLEKARQEAERVVQAALDSLDGFDEKAELLRELARYLLVREN